In Gossypium hirsutum isolate 1008001.06 chromosome A10, Gossypium_hirsutum_v2.1, whole genome shotgun sequence, the DNA window tgttttataaattttttacataattattttCTCGCAGTGCGATGTCTTATGTCACATTAGCATTTATGTATTGCATTCGTACTAAACTTGTTTATCTATAAAATTATCGGATCTGGACATCTGGGTTAACGCCGACCGCCTTAATGAACAACTACAACActgcaaaaaattttaaaaaaattcctgCACTCAATTGAATAATCTGTAGAGTATGTTATGTTTGAAAGGCATGGATGCACAAACCAAGTTATGTCACTTGAAACAAACTAAAACCAGGCCAAGAACGGTACAATTGAATGTGATAACAGTAGTACCATAACAATTCAACCACGCCATTcattcaaagttcaaacaaaacaatAGCAAATCACCTGGACAAATAAGGTAGAAAATAAATTGACACAAATTTGCCTATAACAGCCATCAAGTACGAATTCGCCCCCCCCCCAACCCTTAAATTTGTAGGGGATCATTCAAGGGGTTTGGATGAAGTGGAAGAAGAAATACCAGGGTCAGATTGGGGATCTGGGTTAGGGTTGAGAGGGGCTTGGAGATCATCGTCGGGGTCGTAATCAGGGTTAAGAGATCGGTCAATGGCTTCACGCCCTTTCTCCAGGCAAGGCTTGCAGGCGATCTCGATTGCTATCCATCCCAATATCACTCCCGCTATTGCTATCACCGCGCTTGTTATTGCTGCCATCAGCTCCTTCCCTCTTAATTCTTTCCTTCTGGGAATGAATTTTCAGAGAATCGTGTTAGGCTCCTTTGATAGAAATCCTTCCTACAAAATCCTACTGTTATGATTTTGACGATTGGGCCCAATCACTTCTTCGTATCACATTTTGGGCCTTTACCCTCCTTCAtagatcaaattttaaatatgtgtACATATTATTACATAGATATCATCTATCCGACATGTTAAAATAATAGATAGCACCGTCAGAATGTACGACTTTTAATATGtatttaagttaattatataataagctctcgtatatttaaaatttaatctatatGTTTCATATCGATCCAAGACTTAATCGATATGATACTGATACTTTAAAGACTTAAAAGTctaaggatcaaattaaaatatgaatattttgtacaattaatcttatttattattcattgttttcttaaatattataattatttgaacTGAGTCTAGATTCATTAGATTTCATATCTTAAAACATAAGTCGAAAATCAATTTGATTATTGACTTAATTGTTGTTGCAAATGGCAATTAGATTAATATTTGAACAACCTTgatttcttataaatttttaattgagatTTAAACAATCCAATCCTTCACAACCCCCCCCCTCCCCCCATTTTGTTTCACTAACAAAGTGGGATTATGCCACTTAATAACGTGCCTTCCACGTTGAAATTCAACAAAAACAAAAGATACGTATTCCATTATTTTATTTGTCTTAAAAGAGAAGGGGGTGAACCTTCACCATCAAACACTCCAGCTCAATATTTTCAATTAACTcctcatgtattttatttttatttcaaatgagTACGTGAATGTTAAtgttaaatataagtatgtaGTATACATATATTCTTATTCgtttttaatacataaattattaCTACAAAACAAGATCCTGTCCAAGAATAAACTAAAAACAATGGCCATGATTTTCATTACAGGAAGTGTTAGAAAAAGGAAGACAGGATtcattgttttttaaataaataaaaaataccaaCATCATCTTGCTTTTTGCTAGCAATGTAGCAGACAGAATCAGATTTGTTATTTACTTGAGAATCTGCCATTCTTGTCCCCCCTTAATATAAGCCCTTGCTTAAGGTTCTTTTAACAATTGAATTTGCATCAATGGTTTGCTTAACATGCAagttaatgattttcccaaagtTTCCAATATTCTCCTACCACTGTAATTGTGCTTATAGCCATTGATGATATGGACTTATATTCCATACAAGAATAAAGTGAGTCCATGACCGGAAAAATATATCGACATGCATACTACTTCTGCAATTACAATTTATTGAATGAACTGATAGACAATATGTGATACAAGCTAAGCAAACAGAACCTGAGAAGTTGAGGGTGTCAAGTCAGAAAGTTTTGGACCATCGATAACTTGCCATTCGACACTGAATCTCCACTTATTCTCGGAACTGCCTGTTTGATTCTGTTTCGAGATATAGCCCACGGCAACATGAAGGTTGTGACCAAAGACATATATTATGTTATCGTATGCATTGACAGCAAATGGTTTGCATATCTGTTCTGGTAATGGGGGACCTTGTGTTGTTTCCCAGGAATCATTGTCTGGATAATAAACTTTGAGTTTCATTCTTTCGTGTTCAGAAACCACGAATAAGTGGCCATAAACCACTACGCTCGAGCCAGTCCAACCTTCTCTCAATCCTAGACCCATATTCTCCCAAGTATTAGTTATTGGATCGTAAACTCGACCCCTTGGAGAGACGAAGAATGGCCATAACCAGCCTTCTGTCACTAGAAGCTTTCCATTGAGTACTGCAGAATCATAAGATGCCATATTGGTCCCCATGCTGGCTACTGGATGCCAATTCCCAATTGCGGGATCCATAACCTCGGCCGAGTCGAGCTCAAAAAGATCAGCACTGTTTCCACCAGCTACATATATCATCCCATTAATCACTCCACTTGCAAAAAACGATCTAGCGGtattcatctttttcatcatagTCCAATTGTTTTTCTGAATCTCATACTTGAATACCAAGTCAAGAGGGCAATCGACATCGGAGGCCATCATCCCCCCACAAACAAAGAGTGCGCCCTCACCGGGAAACGAAACGCAGCTAATACCACGGGGACAAATATTGTCTTTGCAAGGCATCGTAGGGATGCTATGCCAAGAAAAATTGGTTAAATCAAGAACCTGCCATTCAATTTCACCAGTGCATTTGTGGAAGGCAAGCACAAACAGCCAAGGGTCTTTGAAACCTAGTTCCTTCCTTGAAGTGAAAAATCGTTCTTTATTACCAAGCAGAAAGTGCCATCGTTTGCATACGGCTTTACAAGCGGTATGGCTCTCGACCGGAAGTCGAAGGAGACAATTAAGGGCAACATCATCAGGAAGGCCTGGAATAAGGGGTTCCCCTTGAAGATACAACTCAAACTGAAACCCTTTGCCTAACCTCATCTTTTGGTATAAAAATCAACCCCTTTGCCTCTCCCAAAACACAGCAATCTAAAACCCTTTTAACACTACAGAAAGAACCTTGTTTCAGCAAGAAATTCCCAGTTTTTATGAATTGAACAACTTAAACATCCAAATCCCAGTCAAAACTTCAAAGAACCTATTCCAAGTTACAGAAAATTTTAACCCTTTCTATTAATATACACCACTATGATGCCAAGGCAGGGAGAAAAGATAACAAAGCgttataaaaaaaggaaaaagaaaaagaaagaaaagtcaatAACCCATATGATAGGATCTTTGAATATAACCTAAAACAATCTAAACTTTTGCTCCTACCAATAAGAAACCCAAAAAcccataaaaaaagaaagaaaccctGCCACTATGGCCTACAGAGATGATATAATTCAGAAAAGAGACTAAAACCCAGAAAATActttatataa includes these proteins:
- the LOC107944080 gene encoding F-box/kelch-repeat protein At1g30090; the protein is MRLGKGFQFELYLQGEPLIPGLPDDVALNCLLRLPVESHTACKAVCKRWHFLLGNKERFFTSRKELGFKDPWLFVLAFHKCTGEIEWQVLDLTNFSWHSIPTMPCKDNICPRGISCVSFPGEGALFVCGGMMASDVDCPLDLVFKYEIQKNNWTMMKKMNTARSFFASGVINGMIYVAGGNSADLFELDSAEVMDPAIGNWHPVASMGTNMASYDSAVLNGKLLVTEGWLWPFFVSPRGRVYDPITNTWENMGLGLREGWTGSSVVVYGHLFVVSEHERMKLKVYYPDNDSWETTQGPPLPEQICKPFAVNAYDNIIYVFGHNLHVAVGYISKQNQTGSSENKWRFSVEWQVIDGPKLSDLTPSTSQVLFA